A window from Pseudooceanicola algae encodes these proteins:
- a CDS encoding NADH-quinone oxidoreductase subunit M, whose translation MSNLLSIVTFMPAIAALILAVFLRGEDVAAQRNAKWVALIATTLTFLVSLFILVGFDPSNTGFQMVEERDWLLGLQYKMGVDGISVLFVLLTTFMMPLTIWASWGVTKRVKEYMIAFLLLETLMLGVFMALDMVLFYVFFEAGLIPMFLIIGIWGGANRIYASFKFFLYTFLGSVLMLVAMVVMYTEAGTSDIPTLMTFDFSSSPMTVLGIHVVGGMQTLLFIAFFASFAVKMPMWPVHTWLPDAHVQAPTAGSVVLAAILLKMGGYGFLRFSLPMFPVGADVMTPLILWMSAIAIVYTSLVALVQEDMKKLIAYSSVAHMGYVTMGIFAANQQGIDGAIFQMLSHGFISGALFLCVGVIYDRMHTRDIDAYGGLVNRMPAYALIFLFFTMSNVGLPGTSGFIGEFLTLVGIFQANTWVALVATSGVIFSAAYALYLYRRVVMGDLIKESLKAIKDMSAREKWIFAPLVAMTLLLGVYPSLVTDIIGPSVGVLIDHHETALAAADRLGDTAMAASH comes from the coding sequence ATGAGCAATCTTCTCTCCATCGTCACCTTCATGCCCGCAATCGCGGCGCTGATCCTGGCGGTCTTCCTGCGGGGCGAGGACGTTGCAGCGCAACGCAATGCCAAATGGGTGGCGCTGATCGCCACCACGCTGACCTTCCTGGTCTCGCTGTTCATCCTGGTCGGGTTCGACCCGTCCAACACCGGTTTCCAGATGGTCGAGGAACGCGACTGGCTTCTGGGGCTTCAGTACAAGATGGGCGTCGACGGGATCTCCGTCCTGTTCGTTCTGCTGACCACCTTCATGATGCCCCTGACGATCTGGGCCTCCTGGGGCGTGACCAAGCGGGTCAAGGAATACATGATCGCCTTCCTGCTGCTGGAAACGCTGATGCTCGGCGTCTTCATGGCGCTGGACATGGTGCTGTTCTACGTCTTCTTCGAGGCGGGCCTGATCCCGATGTTCCTGATCATCGGGATCTGGGGCGGGGCGAACCGGATCTACGCCAGCTTCAAGTTCTTCCTCTATACCTTCCTTGGCTCGGTGCTGATGCTGGTTGCCATGGTGGTAATGTATACCGAGGCAGGGACCTCGGACATTCCGACCCTGATGACCTTCGATTTCAGCTCCTCTCCGATGACGGTGCTGGGCATTCACGTGGTTGGCGGGATGCAGACCCTGCTGTTCATCGCCTTCTTTGCCAGCTTCGCGGTAAAGATGCCGATGTGGCCGGTCCATACCTGGCTGCCGGATGCACACGTCCAGGCACCGACCGCCGGGTCGGTCGTGCTGGCGGCGATCCTTCTGAAGATGGGGGGCTACGGCTTCCTGCGGTTCAGCCTGCCGATGTTCCCTGTCGGGGCCGACGTGATGACTCCCCTGATCCTTTGGATGAGCGCGATTGCCATCGTCTACACCAGCCTCGTGGCGCTGGTGCAGGAAGACATGAAGAAGCTCATTGCCTATTCGTCGGTTGCCCACATGGGCTATGTGACCATGGGGATCTTTGCGGCGAACCAGCAGGGGATCGACGGCGCCATCTTCCAGATGCTATCGCACGGCTTCATCTCGGGCGCCTTGTTCCTTTGCGTCGGGGTCATCTATGACCGCATGCACACCCGCGACATCGATGCCTATGGCGGGCTGGTGAACCGGATGCCGGCCTATGCGCTGATCTTCCTGTTCTTCACCATGTCCAACGTCGGCCTGCCGGGCACCTCTGGCTTCATCGGTGAATTCCTGACACTGGTCGGTATCTTCCAGGCCAATACCTGGGTGGCGCTGGTCGCGACCTCGGGCGTGATCTTCTCGGCGGCCTATGCGCTCTATCTCTATCGTCGGGTCGTCATGGGCGACCTGATCAAGGAAAGCCTGAAGGCGATCAAGGACATGAGTGCGCGAGAGAAATGGATCTTCGCGCCGCTCGTCGCCATGACACTGCTGCTTGGGGTCTATCCTTCGCTCGTTACCGATATCATCGGCCCCTCTGTCGGGGTGCTGATCGACCACCATGAAACCGCGCTTGCCGCGGCCGATCGCCTAGGCGACACGGCCATGGCCGCGTCGCACTGA
- the nuoN gene encoding NADH-quinone oxidoreductase subunit NuoN: MLQADLNVILPEIILACYAMLALVGAVYTGKDKLAPMLVWVTAAIFTVGALWIASRDVAPTAFYGMYNADGFARFAQVAILLSGAAVLVISQDYMSRRNLLTFEYPVLVVLAVIGMMIMVSAGDLIILYMGLELQSLALYVVAASRRDSVKSTEAGLKYFVLGSLSSGLVLYGASLVYGFSGTTLFTGIIAAAGEGQAPLGLLFGLVFMISGMAFKVSAVPFHMWTPDVYEGAPTPVTAFFATAPKIAAMGLFARVVHAAFGGITADWQQIIALISVLSMFLGSIAAIGQTNIKRLMAYSSIAHMGYALMGLAAGTAFGVQAMLIYMVIYVIMNIGAFAFIMTMERDGRPITDITALKAYSSTSPARALAVLILMFSLAGVPPLVGFFGKLYVLRAAYDGGLAWLAVMGVIASVIGAYYYLRIVYYMYFGDNAEPLEAPRAPILAGALMLSAAAMLLGIVNLFGIEGVAQAAALTLVQ; encoded by the coding sequence ATGCTTCAGGCTGATCTGAACGTAATCCTGCCGGAGATCATTCTGGCCTGCTACGCCATGCTGGCGCTGGTCGGCGCGGTCTACACGGGCAAGGACAAGCTGGCCCCGATGCTGGTCTGGGTGACGGCGGCGATCTTTACCGTCGGCGCGCTGTGGATCGCATCTCGGGACGTGGCACCGACCGCCTTCTACGGAATGTACAACGCCGATGGGTTCGCGCGCTTTGCCCAGGTCGCCATCCTGCTGTCCGGCGCTGCGGTGCTGGTCATCAGCCAGGACTACATGAGCCGCCGGAACCTTCTGACCTTCGAGTATCCCGTTCTGGTGGTGCTGGCGGTCATCGGCATGATGATCATGGTCTCGGCCGGCGACCTCATCATCCTCTACATGGGGCTGGAACTGCAGTCGCTGGCACTTTACGTCGTGGCCGCGTCGCGCCGCGACAGTGTGAAATCGACCGAGGCGGGGCTGAAGTACTTCGTCCTCGGGTCGCTGTCCTCGGGCCTGGTGCTGTATGGTGCCTCGCTGGTCTACGGGTTCTCCGGCACGACGCTGTTCACCGGCATCATCGCCGCGGCGGGCGAAGGTCAGGCGCCTCTTGGCCTGCTGTTCGGCCTCGTCTTCATGATCTCGGGCATGGCGTTCAAGGTTTCGGCCGTGCCGTTCCACATGTGGACCCCGGATGTCTACGAAGGCGCGCCGACCCCGGTCACCGCCTTCTTCGCCACCGCACCCAAGATCGCGGCCATGGGGCTGTTTGCCCGTGTCGTCCATGCGGCTTTCGGGGGTATCACCGCTGACTGGCAGCAGATCATCGCGCTGATTTCGGTGCTTTCGATGTTCCTCGGATCGATCGCGGCCATCGGCCAGACCAATATCAAGCGCCTGATGGCCTATTCCTCGATCGCCCACATGGGCTATGCGCTGATGGGTCTTGCGGCGGGCACGGCCTTTGGCGTGCAGGCGATGCTGATCTACATGGTGATCTACGTCATCATGAACATCGGCGCCTTCGCCTTCATCATGACGATGGAACGGGATGGGCGGCCGATCACGGATATCACCGCGCTCAAGGCCTATTCCTCGACCAGTCCCGCGCGGGCTCTGGCGGTTCTGATCCTGATGTTCAGCCTTGCCGGTGTGCCGCCCCTGGTGGGCTTCTTCGGCAAGCTTTACGTTCTGCGCGCGGCCTATGACGGTGGCTTGGCCTGGCTGGCCGTGATGGGGGTGATCGCATCGGTGATCGGCGCCTATTACTATCTGCGGATCGTCTACTACATGTACTTCGGCGACAATGCCGAACCGCTTGAAGCGCCGCGTGCGCCGATCCTGGCCGGTGCCTTGATGCTGTCGGCCGCCGCCATGCTGCTTGGTATCGTGAACCTGTTCGGCATCGAGGGCGTGGCCCAGGCCGCCGCCCTGACGCTGGTACAGTAA
- a CDS encoding biotin--[acetyl-CoA-carboxylase] ligase, whose translation MLTSVPEDWPGGYDRVVLAETDSTLDEAARRFDTLRRPVWLLALKQTRARGRRGRPWVAPEGNFAATLLLPLAEDPETIALRSFVAALALHEAIVCLTGRPDGLSLKWPNDVLLNGGKVAGILLEGMQRRGLAGVAIGIGVNLLQAPAPEEVEARAVRPASLLQEAGARVTPEEMLNALANAYAAYEVSLRTLGFGPIRQAWLHRASHIGQQITTRFGDTELSGRFETIDEKGHLVLQTGETRHKIAAAEVFF comes from the coding sequence GTGCTCACGTCGGTCCCGGAAGACTGGCCCGGCGGCTATGACCGTGTGGTCCTGGCCGAGACGGATTCGACCCTGGACGAGGCGGCGCGGCGGTTCGACACCCTGCGCCGTCCGGTCTGGCTGCTGGCGCTGAAACAGACCAGGGCGCGGGGCCGGCGGGGTCGCCCCTGGGTCGCGCCAGAGGGCAATTTTGCAGCGACCCTGCTGCTTCCCCTGGCCGAAGATCCCGAAACCATCGCCTTGCGGTCTTTCGTGGCCGCCCTTGCCCTGCACGAGGCCATTGTCTGTCTGACCGGACGGCCCGATGGACTGTCGCTGAAATGGCCCAACGACGTGCTGCTGAACGGCGGCAAGGTCGCGGGTATCCTGCTGGAAGGCATGCAGCGTCGCGGCCTCGCCGGGGTCGCCATCGGCATCGGTGTAAACCTGTTGCAGGCCCCGGCCCCGGAAGAAGTTGAAGCCCGTGCCGTGCGTCCGGCATCGCTGCTTCAGGAAGCCGGCGCCCGCGTCACACCCGAAGAGATGCTGAATGCGCTGGCCAATGCCTATGCGGCCTATGAAGTCAGCTTGCGGACCCTCGGATTCGGCCCGATCCGACAGGCATGGCTGCATCGCGCCAGCCATATCGGGCAACAGATCACCACCCGTTTCGGCGATACCGAGCTTTCGGGACGTTTCGAGACGATCGACGAAAAAGGGCACCTGGTTCTGCAAACCGGAGAGACCCGCCACAAGATCGCCGCCGCCGAAGTCTTTTTCTGA
- a CDS encoding type III pantothenate kinase gives MLLAIDCGNTNTVFSIWNGERFLCTLRTSTEHQRTADQYYVWLSTLLAHHRIPMDIDAVIISSTVPRVVFNLRVLSDRYFNCRPLVVGKPECLLPQVPRVDEGTQVGPDRLVNTAGAFDRYGGDLIVIDFGTATTFDVVAQDGAYVGGVISPGVNLSLQALHEMAAALPHVDVTRPQKVIGTNTVACMQSGVFWGYIGLVREVCDRIRGEYDRDMRIISTGGLAPLFAQGDTLYDHFDEFLTIHGLRVIHDHNKALGNP, from the coding sequence ATGCTTCTGGCCATTGATTGCGGCAATACCAACACCGTCTTCTCGATCTGGAACGGAGAGCGCTTTCTTTGCACGCTCCGCACCTCGACAGAGCACCAGCGGACAGCCGACCAATATTACGTCTGGCTGTCCACGCTGCTGGCCCATCACCGGATCCCGATGGATATCGACGCGGTGATCATCTCGTCCACCGTGCCGCGCGTGGTCTTCAACCTGCGGGTCCTGTCGGATCGCTATTTCAACTGCCGCCCGCTGGTGGTGGGCAAGCCCGAATGCCTGCTGCCGCAGGTGCCGCGTGTCGATGAAGGCACGCAGGTCGGCCCGGATCGGCTGGTCAATACCGCCGGGGCCTTTGACCGGTATGGCGGGGACCTGATCGTGATCGATTTCGGCACCGCGACGACCTTTGACGTGGTGGCGCAGGACGGGGCCTATGTGGGTGGCGTAATTTCGCCCGGAGTGAACCTGTCGCTGCAGGCACTGCACGAAATGGCCGCCGCCTTGCCCCATGTCGATGTGACCCGCCCGCAGAAGGTGATCGGCACCAATACCGTCGCTTGCATGCAAAGCGGAGTTTTCTGGGGCTATATCGGCCTCGTGCGCGAGGTTTGCGACCGGATCCGGGGGGAATATGATCGTGATATGCGGATTATCTCGACCGGGGGGCTTGCGCCTTTGTTCGCGCAAGGCGATACGCTCTACGACCATTTCGATGAATTCCTGACCATTCACGGCCTGAGAGTCATCCATGACCACAACAAAGCGTTAGGCAATCCATGA
- a CDS encoding ribonuclease J, with translation MSNDRLIYLPLGGAGEIGMNAYVYGYGAPGKERLIVVDLGVAFPDMDSTPGVDLIFADTTWLQKNKDRIEAVLITHAHEDHVGAVGHLYEKLGAPKIYTRAFTANIARGKLSEYGFSDDVVTTVSAWPETIKAGPFTIGFLPISHSIPESSGLVIDTPEGRVIHTGDFKLDLNPLVGEAFDEALWADVSKDGVRALICDSTNVFSPKAGRSESELGKPIEELIGSLKGMVVATTFASNVARVKTLAEAGDRAGRSICLLGRAMKKMLDASLATGVVKDFPTVVSPEEARDIPRENLMLIVTGSQGERRAASAQLARGKYNGFTMKEGDTFLFSSKTIPGNEKGVIAIMNAFSEQGVDVVDDNGGLYHVSGHANRPDLLKMQEVVRPQMVIPMHGEHRHLREHARLAEANGRAAVIAVNGMMLDLSGNAPKVAEYIETGRTYLDGSVQIGAMDGIVRDRIRMALNGHVVVTLVLDEQDEPLGEPWCDLKGLPETGKSNAPVVDVLEADLGQFLGRANAKTLRDDDKLEEALRRIVRNSSQEEVGKKPEVTVVISRLSA, from the coding sequence ATGAGCAATGACCGGCTGATCTATCTCCCCCTCGGCGGTGCCGGGGAAATCGGTATGAACGCCTATGTCTATGGTTACGGCGCGCCGGGGAAAGAACGGCTGATCGTCGTGGACCTGGGCGTGGCCTTTCCGGACATGGACAGCACGCCCGGCGTGGACCTGATCTTTGCCGACACGACATGGCTGCAGAAGAACAAGGACCGGATCGAAGCGGTCCTGATCACCCATGCCCATGAAGACCACGTCGGCGCCGTCGGCCACCTTTATGAAAAGCTGGGCGCGCCGAAAATCTATACCCGTGCCTTCACGGCCAATATCGCACGCGGCAAGCTGTCGGAATACGGTTTCAGCGACGATGTGGTGACCACGGTCAGCGCCTGGCCCGAAACCATCAAGGCCGGTCCCTTTACCATCGGCTTCCTGCCGATCTCGCATTCCATTCCCGAAAGCTCGGGCCTGGTGATTGACACGCCCGAGGGGCGGGTGATCCATACCGGCGACTTCAAATTGGACCTGAACCCTCTGGTGGGCGAAGCCTTTGATGAAGCGCTCTGGGCGGATGTGTCCAAGGATGGCGTTCGTGCGCTGATCTGTGACAGTACCAATGTGTTTTCACCCAAGGCCGGGCGGTCTGAATCCGAACTGGGCAAGCCCATCGAAGAGCTGATCGGCAGCCTCAAGGGTATGGTCGTCGCCACGACCTTTGCCAGCAACGTGGCCCGGGTCAAGACCCTGGCCGAAGCCGGCGACCGGGCAGGGCGTTCGATCTGCCTGCTGGGCCGTGCGATGAAGAAGATGCTCGACGCCTCACTGGCGACCGGCGTGGTCAAGGACTTTCCCACCGTGGTCAGCCCTGAAGAGGCCCGCGATATTCCGCGTGAGAACCTGATGCTGATCGTGACCGGCAGCCAGGGCGAACGTCGGGCGGCCTCGGCGCAACTGGCGCGGGGCAAGTACAACGGCTTTACCATGAAGGAAGGGGATACCTTCCTGTTCTCTTCCAAGACCATTCCGGGCAACGAAAAGGGCGTGATCGCGATCATGAACGCCTTTTCCGAACAGGGCGTCGATGTGGTTGACGACAATGGCGGGCTCTACCACGTGTCCGGCCATGCCAACCGTCCCGACCTGCTGAAGATGCAGGAGGTCGTGCGCCCCCAGATGGTCATCCCGATGCATGGTGAACACCGTCACCTGCGCGAACATGCCCGCCTGGCCGAGGCCAATGGCCGGGCTGCTGTCATTGCCGTCAATGGCATGATGCTGGACCTCTCGGGCAATGCGCCCAAGGTGGCCGAATATATCGAGACCGGGCGCACCTACCTGGACGGGTCAGTGCAGATTGGCGCCATGGACGGGATCGTCCGGGACCGTATCCGCATGGCGCTGAACGGCCATGTGGTCGTGACACTGGTGCTCGACGAACAGGACGAACCGCTTGGTGAACCTTGGTGCGACCTGAAGGGCCTGCCCGAGACCGGCAAATCCAACGCGCCGGTCGTCGATGTACTGGAAGCTGATCTGGGTCAGTTCCTTGGCAGAGCCAATGCAAAGACCCTGCGCGATGACGACAAGCTGGAAGAGGCCCTGCGCCGTATCGTGCGCAATTCTTCTCAGGAAGAAGTCGGGAAGAAACCCGAGGTCACGGTCGTCATCTCCCGGCTCAGCGCCTGA
- a CDS encoding PilZ domain-containing protein gives MAQIYFSGPRSERRRFPRYPVHMDCQVHFGDRSLTAVLEDISLGGAGIRLPNIVTSYGKIDAPRFQLSNVGFFKSDIRWRSDRRAGLRFDIRAHRSTALNALIARLEQEVTPLPEADLMDQALSREMTTVTSGFFPTSS, from the coding sequence ATGGCACAGATCTATTTTAGCGGACCACGGTCCGAACGTCGCAGATTTCCGCGGTATCCGGTGCACATGGATTGCCAGGTGCATTTTGGTGATCGCAGCCTGACGGCCGTTCTGGAAGATATCTCGCTTGGTGGCGCCGGAATCCGGCTGCCCAATATTGTCACCAGCTATGGCAAGATAGATGCGCCGCGCTTTCAGCTCAGCAACGTCGGATTTTTCAAGTCAGATATCCGATGGCGGTCGGACCGCCGGGCCGGTCTGCGCTTTGACATCCGCGCGCACCGCTCCACTGCCCTGAACGCGTTGATCGCTCGCCTCGAACAGGAAGTCACCCCCCTGCCCGAAGCGGATCTGATGGATCAGGCGCTGAGCCGGGAGATGACGACCGTGACCTCGGGTTTCTTCCCGACTTCTTCCTGA
- a CDS encoding DEAD/DEAH box helicase, translating into MTKFSDLNLDPKVLKAIEEAGYESPTPIQAGAIPPALEGKDVLGIAQTGTGKTASFVLPMITRLAKGRARARMPRSLVLCPTRELAAQVAENFDTYTKHLKLTKALLIGGVSFKEQDQLIDRGVDVLIATPGRLLDHFERGKLLLTGVQIMVVDEADRMLDMGFIPDIERIFSLTPFTRQTLFFSATMAPEIERITNTFLSAPERIEVARQATTGANIEQGVVMFKASRKDREASEKRRILRDLIDAEGDNLTNAIIFCNRKTDVDVTAKSLKKYGYDAAPIHGDLDQSQRTRTLDGFREGSLRILCASDVAARGLDVPSVSHVFNFDVPGHAEDYVHRIGRTGRAGRKGKAVMICVPRDEKNLADIEQLVGNPIPLMDVPGAKAKPAAAAKAEGETVEAAAAPEEAPKPKRTRTRTRRKPEQDKPVEAAEAAPDAAEAVSPEAPEAKPEAKSPESKPASTPRRRSSSRAKAAEAPAPQEAEAPAAAPKEAPRTAEPTTRGNGSGEGDKRSSSSRGGKSRGGNDNNKVVGMGDHMPSFIALSFDERRAG; encoded by the coding sequence ATGACCAAGTTTTCTGATCTCAACCTGGACCCGAAGGTCCTTAAAGCCATTGAAGAAGCCGGTTACGAGTCGCCGACGCCTATCCAGGCGGGCGCGATTCCCCCGGCTCTCGAGGGCAAGGACGTTCTGGGGATCGCCCAGACCGGCACCGGCAAGACCGCCAGCTTCGTGCTGCCGATGATCACCCGCCTGGCCAAGGGCCGTGCGCGGGCCCGTATGCCGCGCAGCCTGGTGCTCTGCCCGACGCGCGAGCTTGCCGCGCAGGTTGCCGAGAATTTCGACACCTATACCAAGCACCTCAAGCTGACCAAGGCGCTGCTGATCGGTGGCGTTTCCTTCAAGGAACAGGACCAGCTGATCGACCGTGGCGTCGATGTGCTGATCGCCACCCCCGGCCGCCTTCTGGACCATTTCGAACGTGGCAAGCTGCTGCTGACCGGCGTGCAGATCATGGTCGTGGACGAAGCCGACCGGATGCTCGACATGGGCTTCATTCCGGACATCGAACGTATCTTCAGCCTGACGCCATTTACCCGGCAGACGCTGTTCTTCTCGGCCACCATGGCGCCCGAGATCGAGCGGATCACCAATACCTTCCTCTCCGCGCCCGAACGGATCGAGGTCGCCCGTCAGGCCACCACAGGGGCCAATATCGAACAGGGCGTCGTGATGTTCAAAGCGTCGCGCAAGGATCGCGAAGCTTCTGAAAAACGCCGGATTCTGCGCGACCTGATCGACGCCGAAGGCGACAACCTGACCAATGCGATCATCTTCTGCAACCGGAAGACCGATGTGGATGTCACCGCAAAATCGCTGAAGAAATACGGCTATGACGCTGCGCCGATCCACGGCGATCTGGATCAGTCGCAGCGGACCCGGACGCTGGATGGCTTCCGCGAAGGGTCGCTGCGCATCCTCTGTGCCTCGGACGTGGCCGCGCGCGGGCTCGACGTGCCCTCGGTCAGCCACGTCTTCAACTTCGACGTCCCGGGCCATGCCGAGGACTACGTGCACCGGATCGGCCGGACGGGCCGTGCGGGTCGCAAGGGCAAGGCCGTGATGATCTGCGTGCCGCGCGACGAAAAGAACCTGGCGGACATCGAACAGCTGGTCGGTAACCCGATCCCGCTGATGGACGTCCCCGGCGCCAAGGCGAAGCCCGCTGCGGCTGCCAAGGCCGAAGGGGAAACCGTCGAAGCCGCCGCCGCGCCGGAAGAGGCGCCGAAGCCCAAGCGCACCCGGACCCGCACGCGCCGCAAGCCCGAGCAGGACAAGCCCGTCGAAGCCGCCGAAGCGGCCCCCGACGCGGCCGAGGCCGTCAGCCCGGAAGCGCCCGAGGCCAAGCCAGAGGCAAAGAGCCCTGAAAGCAAGCCGGCCAGCACCCCGCGTCGCCGGTCCTCTTCCAGGGCCAAGGCGGCCGAGGCCCCTGCGCCCCAGGAAGCCGAAGCCCCCGCAGCAGCACCCAAGGAGGCGCCGCGCACTGCAGAGCCCACGACCCGCGGCAACGGCTCCGGTGAGGGCGACAAGCGGTCTTCGTCCTCGCGGGGCGGCAAGTCGCGTGGCGGCAATGACAACAACAAGGTTGTCGGCATGGGCGATCACATGCCCAGCTTCATCGCCCTTTCGTTCGACGAACGTCGCGCTGGCTAA
- a CDS encoding glycosyltransferase family 2 protein, which yields MSQSWGLVATLKAAPEAVLDFVAWHLELGAAHLYLYIDDPKDPVYSILQAIPKVSAILCDDAHWGEIGRRPRRHQPRQTANATQAYQREAPLDWLAHIDVDEFLMPQGDLGAILSTLPPDCQSARIRPMEALAPSDPAAPQRFKRFSHAPKLRQAQTARIYPEYGPWLNGGFLSHVAGKLFVRPGIPGAEFRIHNLLTEQGQNPGQRELDRIALGHFHASDRDAWLAHFHFRLSQGAYRTELKPAKAGQETLHGLLTRISQTRGDAGLIDFFEATCRDTPALRGRLDTEGLLAEARMDFAALRDRYFPAHTLPETLT from the coding sequence ATGAGCCAAAGCTGGGGACTCGTCGCCACACTGAAGGCCGCCCCCGAGGCAGTCCTGGACTTTGTCGCCTGGCACCTGGAGCTGGGTGCGGCCCATCTGTACCTGTATATCGATGATCCAAAAGATCCGGTTTACAGTATCTTGCAGGCCATTCCTAAGGTAAGTGCAATCCTGTGCGACGATGCCCATTGGGGCGAAATCGGACGTCGCCCACGGCGCCATCAACCGCGGCAGACAGCCAATGCGACGCAGGCCTACCAGCGCGAGGCGCCACTCGATTGGCTGGCCCATATAGACGTCGATGAATTCCTGATGCCGCAAGGCGACTTGGGCGCGATCCTTTCCACGCTTCCGCCCGATTGCCAATCTGCCCGCATTCGGCCGATGGAGGCACTGGCCCCCTCCGACCCCGCTGCCCCGCAACGGTTCAAGCGCTTCAGCCACGCGCCCAAGCTGCGCCAAGCCCAGACCGCGCGGATCTACCCCGAGTACGGTCCCTGGCTGAACGGCGGGTTCCTCAGCCATGTGGCAGGCAAGCTCTTTGTGCGCCCCGGCATTCCGGGGGCCGAATTCCGCATCCACAACCTTCTGACCGAACAGGGACAAAACCCGGGCCAGCGAGAGCTGGACAGGATCGCCCTTGGCCATTTCCACGCCAGCGACCGCGATGCCTGGCTGGCCCATTTCCATTTCCGTCTGTCACAGGGGGCCTACCGAACCGAACTGAAACCGGCGAAGGCCGGTCAGGAAACCCTGCACGGGCTGCTGACACGGATCAGCCAGACCCGCGGCGATGCCGGGCTCATCGACTTCTTCGAGGCGACTTGCCGCGACACACCGGCCCTGCGGGGCCGACTTGACACCGAAGGCCTGCTGGCCGAAGCGCGGATGGATTTCGCCGCTCTGCGCGACCGGTATTTCCCGGCCCACACCTTGCCGGAAACACTGACATGA
- a CDS encoding glycosyltransferase family 2 protein, with the protein MDRGTPPDQAPTRAPHFEAIRTEVTPNVVLPGPLSAQPTWGIVSTVKAPLADIARFAAWHLTLGASQVHLFLDVPDPATEAFLQGDPRIEVTACDDAYWQRVQKDRPASHQRRQFRNASLCYRNSGLDWLAHVDVDEFLMPPDDLMGILAQAPEDIAQIQILPAERLAGSQSHFKLTARFAGQDPSVLHEIYPTYGAYLRGGYVSHLEGKAIVRTGLPGCRLGLHTLRRNKAPITNVAVLHGTWLGHAHVTDWASFRDKLAFRLEKGSYRNQRPRFGLGELLGFLQEDGGEPALRAFFDEVCADTPRLRAALQNHGMLLTRDLALDACCERVFGCHPKDLPA; encoded by the coding sequence ATGGACAGAGGCACGCCCCCAGATCAAGCCCCTACGCGCGCCCCGCACTTCGAGGCGATCCGCACGGAGGTCACGCCGAATGTGGTGCTGCCCGGGCCGCTGTCCGCGCAGCCGACCTGGGGCATCGTCAGCACGGTGAAGGCCCCGCTGGCCGATATCGCCCGCTTTGCCGCCTGGCACCTGACGCTTGGCGCCAGCCAGGTGCACCTGTTCCTCGACGTGCCCGATCCAGCCACCGAAGCCTTTCTGCAGGGTGATCCCCGGATCGAGGTGACCGCCTGCGATGACGCCTATTGGCAGCGGGTCCAAAAGGACCGCCCCGCGAGCCATCAACGTCGGCAATTTCGCAATGCATCGCTGTGCTATCGCAATAGCGGGCTCGACTGGCTGGCGCATGTCGACGTCGATGAATTCCTGATGCCGCCGGATGATTTGATGGGGATCCTCGCGCAGGCACCTGAAGATATCGCCCAAATCCAGATCCTCCCCGCCGAGCGCCTTGCCGGTTCTCAAAGCCATTTCAAGCTGACCGCCCGGTTTGCCGGACAGGATCCATCGGTGCTGCACGAGATCTATCCGACCTATGGTGCCTATCTGCGCGGCGGCTATGTCAGCCACCTGGAGGGCAAGGCAATCGTGCGCACCGGCCTGCCGGGTTGTCGCCTTGGCCTGCATACGCTGCGCCGAAACAAGGCGCCCATTACCAATGTCGCGGTGCTTCACGGCACCTGGCTGGGTCACGCCCATGTCACGGATTGGGCCAGCTTTCGCGACAAACTGGCGTTTCGGCTCGAAAAAGGCTCCTACCGCAATCAACGCCCGCGTTTCGGACTGGGGGAGTTGCTTGGCTTCCTGCAGGAGGACGGCGGCGAACCGGCCCTGCGCGCCTTCTTTGACGAGGTCTGCGCCGACACACCGAGGCTTCGCGCCGCCCTGCAAAACCATGGCATGCTGTTGACCCGAGACCTTGCCTTGGACGCCTGCTGCGAAAGGGTCTTTGGCTGCCACCCAAAGGACTTGCCCGCATGA